The following coding sequences are from one Parabacteroides pacaensis window:
- the radA gene encoding DNA repair protein RadA — protein sequence MAKAKTIYVCTNCGSDSPKWVGKCPSCGQWNTYVEEIIAKEPSVSRTTGGFKETSSKNRPVLIRDITSQEETRIDLRNEELNRVLGGGLVKGSLVLIGGEPGIGKSTLVLQTVLGLKNLRTLYVSGEESSRQLKLRADRLAQDTPNCYILCETNLEKIFSHAEKVEPDLMIIDSIQTIFTELVESSPGSISQVRECSAAILKYAKESGTPVLLIGHINKEGSIAGPKVLEHIVDTVLQFEGDQHYMYRILRSIKNRFGSTAELGIYEMRQNGLREVSNPSELLLTQNHEGLSGVAIAAAMEGIRPFLIETQALVSSAVYGMPQRSATGFDLRRMNMLLAVLEKRAGFKLAQKDVFLNIAGGLKVNDPAIDLSVISSVLSSSLDISIEQGVCMAGEVGLSGEIRPVNRIEQRILEAEKLGFHRILIPHNNLKGFDAKKIKLDIVQVRKVEEAFRRLFG from the coding sequence ATGGCAAAAGCAAAAACAATATATGTATGTACGAATTGCGGGTCAGATTCTCCTAAATGGGTGGGGAAATGTCCTTCTTGCGGACAATGGAATACCTATGTGGAAGAAATAATCGCAAAAGAACCCTCCGTTTCCCGGACGACCGGAGGCTTTAAAGAAACCAGCTCTAAAAATAGGCCCGTATTGATAAGGGATATAACTTCACAAGAAGAAACCCGTATCGATTTAAGAAATGAAGAATTAAACAGAGTATTAGGAGGCGGTTTGGTAAAAGGTTCCCTGGTATTGATCGGGGGAGAACCGGGAATAGGTAAATCCACATTAGTATTGCAAACTGTGTTAGGATTGAAAAACTTACGCACTCTTTATGTATCCGGAGAAGAAAGCAGCCGGCAATTGAAACTCCGCGCTGACCGTTTGGCCCAGGACACTCCTAACTGTTATATCCTTTGCGAAACCAACCTGGAGAAAATATTTTCCCATGCGGAAAAAGTAGAACCCGATTTGATGATTATCGATTCTATACAGACCATTTTTACCGAATTGGTAGAATCATCCCCCGGAAGCATCTCGCAAGTACGTGAATGTTCGGCAGCTATCCTTAAGTATGCAAAGGAAAGCGGAACCCCCGTTTTGTTGATCGGGCATATAAATAAAGAAGGGAGTATTGCAGGACCGAAAGTATTGGAGCATATTGTAGATACGGTGCTCCAGTTTGAAGGCGACCAGCATTATATGTACCGGATTTTGCGAAGTATTAAAAACCGGTTCGGAAGTACGGCGGAATTAGGCATTTATGAAATGCGTCAAAACGGCCTTCGGGAGGTAAGCAATCCTTCGGAATTGTTGCTTACTCAAAATCATGAAGGATTGAGCGGTGTGGCTATTGCGGCAGCTATGGAAGGAATCCGTCCGTTCCTTATCGAGACACAAGCATTAGTAAGTTCGGCGGTCTACGGAATGCCGCAACGGAGTGCTACAGGCTTCGACCTGAGACGAATGAACATGCTTTTGGCTGTTTTGGAAAAGCGTGCCGGGTTCAAGCTTGCCCAAAAGGATGTTTTTCTTAATATTGCCGGCGGATTGAAAGTAAACGATCCCGCTATCGATTTATCGGTGATTAGTTCCGTACTCTCTTCCAGTCTGGATATAAGTATAGAACAAGGCGTTTGTATGGCCGGCGAAGTAGGGCTTTCCGGGGAAATACGTCCTGTAAACCGGATTGAGCAACGGATACTGGAAGCTGAAAAATTAGGCTTTCACCGTATTCTTATCCCGCATAATAACTTAAAAGGATTTGATGCGAAAAAAATAAAATTAGACATAGTACAAGTACGAAAAGTAGAAGAAGCCTTTAGGCGATTGTTCGGTTAA
- a CDS encoding aldo/keto reductase translates to MENKKEINRRKFIKVLGAGATVSTAALYGCAPGNHSSSTDNPALGEVPIDKMTYRVNPTTGDRVSILGYGCMRWPLQAAPDGKGEVIDQDAVNELVDYAIAHGVNYFDTSPVYVQGFSERATGIALKRHPRDKFFIATKMSNFQNYTRENSIEMYRQSFKDLQVDYLDYYLLHSVGGGSGIKTFHERYIDNGVLDFLLKEREAGRIRNLGWSFHGAVDVFDYLLALDVKWDFVQIQLNYVDWKHASGNNVNADYLYGELAKRDIPAVIMEPLLGGRLSRLNDHLVGRLKQRRPENSVASWAFRFAGSYPGVLTVLSGMTYMEHLQDNIRTYSPLQPLTDEEKDFLEETAQLMLKYPTIPCNDCKYCMPCPYGLDIPAILLHYNRCVNEGNVPKSRQDENYQRARRAFLVGYDRSVPRLRQASHCTGCNQCNPHCPQGIDIPKDLHRIDQFVEQLKQDTL, encoded by the coding sequence ATGGAAAATAAAAAAGAAATAAACCGGAGAAAATTTATTAAGGTATTAGGTGCGGGAGCTACCGTATCCACTGCTGCGTTATACGGTTGTGCCCCCGGAAACCATTCGTCGTCAACGGATAATCCGGCCTTAGGGGAAGTTCCGATTGATAAAATGACTTATCGTGTGAATCCCACAACGGGCGATCGTGTTTCTATTCTTGGGTATGGTTGTATGCGTTGGCCTCTTCAAGCTGCGCCTGATGGGAAAGGAGAGGTGATAGATCAGGATGCCGTGAATGAATTAGTGGATTATGCAATTGCTCATGGAGTGAATTATTTTGATACATCACCTGTCTATGTGCAGGGATTTTCCGAACGGGCTACGGGAATAGCTCTGAAACGTCATCCGCGTGACAAATTTTTTATTGCGACAAAGATGTCGAATTTTCAAAACTATACTCGTGAGAACTCTATAGAGATGTATCGCCAGTCTTTTAAAGATTTGCAAGTAGATTATCTGGATTATTATTTATTGCATTCGGTAGGCGGTGGTAGCGGTATAAAAACTTTTCATGAGCGTTATATTGATAATGGGGTATTGGATTTCTTATTAAAAGAAAGGGAGGCCGGACGGATCCGGAATTTGGGTTGGTCGTTTCACGGTGCTGTGGATGTGTTCGATTATTTGCTGGCGTTGGACGTTAAATGGGATTTTGTGCAGATTCAGTTGAATTATGTGGATTGGAAGCATGCTTCGGGGAATAATGTAAATGCCGATTATTTATATGGTGAGTTAGCTAAACGGGATATTCCTGCCGTTATTATGGAGCCTCTTTTGGGAGGTCGTTTATCGCGGTTGAATGATCATTTGGTAGGACGGCTTAAGCAACGTCGACCGGAAAATAGCGTGGCTTCCTGGGCATTTCGTTTTGCCGGTTCTTATCCGGGTGTATTAACCGTATTGAGCGGGATGACTTATATGGAGCATTTGCAGGATAATATCCGTACTTATTCGCCATTGCAACCGCTTACGGATGAAGAGAAGGATTTTTTGGAGGAAACAGCCCAACTGATGTTGAAGTATCCTACTATTCCTTGTAATGATTGTAAATATTGCATGCCTTGTCCTTACGGATTGGATATTCCGGCGATATTGTTGCACTATAATCGTTGTGTAAATGAAGGGAATGTTCCGAAAAGCAGGCAGGATGAGAATTATCAGCGTGCACGCCGTGCGTTTCTTGTGGGTTACGACCGGAGTGTGCCTCGTCTGCGGCAAGCGAGTCATTGTACCGGGTGTAATCAATGTAATCCGCACTGCCCGCAAGGTATCGATATTCCCAAAGATTTGCATCGGATTGACCAATTTGTGGAGCAATTAAAGCAGGATACTTTATAG